A window of Mixophyes fleayi isolate aMixFle1 chromosome 10, aMixFle1.hap1, whole genome shotgun sequence contains these coding sequences:
- the LOC142104109 gene encoding spexin prohormone 2-like: MTWKSVLFFSCAVFLFILSESMSAPKNKLMARNWGPQSMLYLKGRHGRRFISDYEEQYHKLNLDTWNSIIKRCLFVIGTGNKYTRILWNLGIKRENPMDVIDKITKAIYL, encoded by the exons ATG ACTTGGAAAAGTGTCCTGTTCTTTTCATGTGCTGTCTTCCTATTTATTTTGTCTGAATCGATGTCTGCTCCTAAG AACAAGTTAATGGCAAGGAATTGGGGCCCCCAGTCAATGTTGTATCTCAAAGGCAGAC ATGGCAGAAGATTCATATCAGACTATGAGGAACAATATCACAAACTGAATCTGGACACTTGGAATTCAATTATTAAAA GGTGTCTCTTTGTTATTGGAACTGGAAACAAGTACACAAGGATTCTGTGGAATTTAGGCATTAAGAGAGAAAACCCAATGGATGTCATAGATAAG
- the LOC142103471 gene encoding spexin prohormone 2-like has protein sequence MSTQKAIAWISVIYLIFLIADCSGGTRVLTRNWGPQSTLYLKGKHGRRNVLKEMEEDFPVFGPISWMNMNTLLGYQRSKPTLEQIFKKLKLYQQ, from the exons ATG aGCACACAAAAGGCAATTGCCTGGATATCTGTCATATACCTGATATTCCTCATAGCTGACTGTAGTGGTGGAACAAGG GTTTTAACTAGAAACTGGGGTCCTCAATCTACATTGTACCTGAAAGGAAAGC ATGGCAGAAGAAATGTTCTAAAAGAGATGGAAGAGGATTTTCCTGTCTTCGGGCCAATCAGCTGGATGAATATGAATACCTTGCTAG GTTACCAGAGGTCAAAACCAACATTGGAACAGATATTTAAAAAACTGAAGCTTTATCAACAGTGA